A genome region from Salvelinus alpinus chromosome 26, SLU_Salpinus.1, whole genome shotgun sequence includes the following:
- the LOC139554718 gene encoding ATPase inhibitor A, mitochondrial-like isoform X2, with protein MARLLLKSNFRGFFATQFRMTSDQLGELGKGAGKGGGGGGSVREAGGAFGKRQAAEEERYFRQKEKEQLSALRKHHEEEIDHSKKEIERLQREIDRHKGKIKKLKHDD; from the exons ATGGCGAGGCTACTATTAAAATCCAATTTTCGGGGCTTCTTTGCCACCCAATTCAGGATGACATCCGACCAG ctggGTGAGCTGGGCAAAGGAGCAGGAAAGGGAGGCGGTGGAGGAGGCTCGGTGAGGGAGGCAGGTGGTGCCTTTGGAAAGAGGCAGGCTGCAGAGGAGGAGCGTTATTTTCG TCAGAAGGAGAAGGAGCAGTTGTCTGCCCTACGGAAGCACCATGAAGAGGAGATTGACCACAGCAAGAAAGAGATTGAGCGTTTGCAGCGTGAGATTGACCGTCACAAGGGCAAAATCAAGAAACTGAAACATGATGACTGA
- the LOC139554718 gene encoding ATPase inhibitor A, mitochondrial-like isoform X1: MMSNKCYVVTQCSLSIIYIQLGELGKGAGKGGGGGGSVREAGGAFGKRQAAEEERYFRQKEKEQLSALRKHHEEEIDHSKKEIERLQREIDRHKGKIKKLKHDD, encoded by the exons ATGATGTCTAATAAATGCTATGTTGTTACCCAATGCTCTCTTTCCATAATATATATTCAG ctggGTGAGCTGGGCAAAGGAGCAGGAAAGGGAGGCGGTGGAGGAGGCTCGGTGAGGGAGGCAGGTGGTGCCTTTGGAAAGAGGCAGGCTGCAGAGGAGGAGCGTTATTTTCG TCAGAAGGAGAAGGAGCAGTTGTCTGCCCTACGGAAGCACCATGAAGAGGAGATTGACCACAGCAAGAAAGAGATTGAGCGTTTGCAGCGTGAGATTGACCGTCACAAGGGCAAAATCAAGAAACTGAAACATGATGACTGA
- the LOC139554714 gene encoding heterogeneous nuclear ribonucleoprotein R-like, whose translation MAAAEVNGSSAQVREEEEPMEVTAESEHTENYQTLIDAGLPQKVAESLDNVFSTGLVAYADLDERAIDALREFNEEGALSVLLQFKESDLSHVQNKSAFLCGVMKTYRQREKQGNKVQESTKGPDESKIKALLERTGYTLDVTTGQRKYGGPPPEEVFQGAQPGIGTEVFVGKIPRDLYEDELVPLFEKAGPIWDLRLMMDPLSGQNRGYAFITFCGKDAAAEAVKLCDNYEIRSGKYLGVCISVANNRLFVGSIPKNKTRESILEDFGKVTEGLQEVILYHQPDDKKKNRGFCFLEYEDHKSAAQARRRLMSGKVKVWGNPVTVEWADPVAEPDPDVMAKVKVLFVRKLATPVTEELLEKTFSAFGKLERVKKLKDYAFVHFEDRDAAVKAMAEMNGKELGGEEIEIVLAKPPDKKRKERQAHRQTTRSPGYDDYYYYPPPRMPPPGRGRGRGGRGGYAAYPPDYYSYEDYYDDYYDYHDYRGGYEDPYYGYDDVYSMRGRGSRPSRGGPPPPRARGAPPTRSRGGYAQRGPPVGGPRGGRGGRGGPFQPQRGRGTRGARGNRGGNVGGKRKADVFNQPDSKRRQTNQQNWGSQPIAQQPLQQGADYSGNYGYSNDTLEFSQDSYGQQWK comes from the exons ATGGCTGCCGCCGAGGTGAATGGTAGTTCTGCCCaggtgagggaggaagaggagcctATGGAAGTCACTGCCGAATCCGAGCACACAGAGAACTACCAGACACTAATCGATGCCGGACTGCCGCAGAAAGTGGCAGAGAGTCTCGACAACGTATTCTCAACCG GGTTGGTGGCGTATGCTGACCTGGACGAGAGGGCCATCGATGCTCTGCGGGAGTTCAATGAAGAGGGAGCGCTGTCTGTACTGTTGCAGTTCAAAGAAAGTGACCTGTCCCATGTGCAG AACAAAAGTGCTTTCCTTTGTGGAGTCATGAAGACTTACAGACAGAGGGAAAAGCAAGGAAATAAAGTACAAGAATCCACCAAGGGGCCTGATGAGTCCAAGATCAAG GCTCTGCTGGAGCGGACAGGATACACCCTGGACGTAACTACGGGACAGAGGAAATACGGCGGGCCTCCACCAGAGGAAGTGTTCCAAGGAGCACAGCCTGGGATTGGAACTGAG GTGTTTGTGGGAAAGATCCCTAGAGATCTGTATGAAGACGAGCTGGTGCCACTGTTTGAAAAGGCGGGCCCTATCTGGGACCTGAGGCTAATGATGGACCCCCTGTCGGGTCAGAACCGGGGCTACGCCTTCATCACCTTCTGCGGCAAGGATGCAGCAGCTGAGGCTGTGAAACTT TGTGATAACTATGAAATCCGGTCTGGGAAGTACCTTGGAGTGTGCATATCTGTAGCAAACAACCGCCTGTTTGTTGGATCAATCCCAAAGAACAAGACCAGAGAGAGCATATTGGAGGACTTCGGCAAAGTCACAG AGGGGCTTCAGGAAGTGATTCTCTACCACCAGCCTGACGACAAGAAGAAGAATCGTGGCTTCTGTTTCCTGGAGTACGAGGACCACAAGTCAGCAGCCCAGGCCCGCCGCCGCCTCATGAGTGGCAAGGTGAAGGTGTGGGGGAACCCGGTCACTGTTGAGTGGGCCGATCCAGTCGCTGAGCCCGATCCGGATGTCATGGCTAAG GTGAAAGTCCTGTTTGTCAGGAAGCTGGCCACCCCGGTCACAGAAGAGCTACTGGAGAAGACCTTCTCTGCGTTTGGAAAGTTGGAGCGGGTGAAGAAGCTCAAAGACTATGCCTTTGTCCACTTTGAGGACAGGGACGCAGCTGTGAAG GCAATGGCAGAAATGAATGGGAAGGAGCTTGGGGGAGAGGAGATTGAGATAGTCCTGGCCAAGCCCCCAGACAAGAAGAGGAAAGAGCGGCAGGCTCATCGCCAGACCACCAGAAGCCCAGG GTATGATGACTATTACTACTACCCACCGCCACGCATGCCTCCACCAGGTAGGGGCAGGGGCCGTGGTGGCCGCGGGGGCTATGCCGCCTATCCCCCAGACTACTACAGCTACGAGGACTACTACGATGACTACTATGACTATCACGACTACCGTGGGGGTTACGAGGACCCCTACTACGGTTACGACGACGTGTACAGCATGAGGGGCCGTGGCAGCCGGCCAAGCAGGGGAGGTCCGCCCCCACCTAGGGCCCGCGGAGCACCACCCACACGAAGCCGAGGGGGCTATGCCCAGAGGGGGCCACCAGTCGGAGGGCCCAGGGGTGGCAGAGGGGGCCGGGGGGGACCCTTCCAGCCACAGAGGGGCCGTGGTACCCGAGGAGCCAGGGGGAACCGCGGGGGCAATGTGGGAGGGAAGAGGAAGGCGGACGTCTTCAACCAGCCTGACTCCAAACGCCGGCAGACCAACCAGCAGAACTGGGGGTCTCAGCCCATCGCCCAGCAGCCCCTGCAGCAAGGGGCCGACTATTCCGGTAACTATGGTTACAGTAATGACACCCTGGAGTTTTCACAGGATTCTTATGGGCAGCAGTGGAAGTAG